In the genome of Tannockella kyphosi, one region contains:
- a CDS encoding YbaN family protein, with amino-acid sequence MNIKKIIYIIVGFIGLGLGFFGAVVPLVPAFPFLLVAAICFSKSSERLDNWFKSTKLYKNNLESYINGQGMPKKSKIRVVCLISGLMAFGFVMMSGVVVGRIILFFVWLFHVWYFFYKVEDYQEK; translated from the coding sequence ATGAATATAAAAAAAATAATATATATAATTGTAGGTTTTATTGGATTAGGGTTAGGATTTTTTGGAGCTGTTGTACCATTAGTTCCAGCTTTTCCATTTTTATTGGTAGCTGCTATTTGTTTTTCAAAAAGTAGCGAAAGATTGGATAATTGGTTTAAATCTACAAAATTATATAAAAACAATTTAGAAAGTTATATTAATGGACAAGGGATGCCTAAAAAAAGTAAAATCCGTGTAGTTTGTCTAATTTCAGGATTAATGGCTTTTGGTTTTGTTATGATGAGTGGAGTAGTGGTTGGTAGAATTATTTTATTTTTTGTTTGGTTATTCCATGTATGGTATTTCTTTTACAAGGTAGAAGATTATCAAGAAAAATAA
- a CDS encoding nitrous oxide-stimulated promoter family protein has protein sequence MKQSFNEVETIYFMIQLYCKKKHKSKELCNSCNELYEYAKLRIEKCPKKETKTFCSTCTIHCYKTDMRIKIKEVMRFSGPRMLFYKPTLAVSHVCNTMKERKK, from the coding sequence ATGAAACAATCTTTTAATGAAGTAGAAACAATATATTTTATGATTCAACTATATTGTAAAAAGAAACATAAATCGAAAGAATTATGTAATTCATGCAATGAATTATATGAATATGCAAAACTAAGAATTGAAAAATGTCCTAAAAAGGAAACAAAAACATTCTGTTCAACATGTACAATACATTGTTATAAAACAGATATGAGAATAAAAATAAAAGAAGTGATGCGATTTTCAGGTCCAAGGATGCTTTTCTATAAACCTACCTTGGCAGTGTCACATGTTTGCAATACGATGAAAGAGAGAAAAAAATGA
- a CDS encoding amino acid ABC transporter ATP-binding/permease protein gives MSKRPTWKVMLQLSALISPLIGFMILAIITGVLGFLCASGVTIVASFALMELINGNSILLLCQLLFVFAIARGILHYMEHACNHYIAFKMLALIRDKVFGKLRSLAPAKLDGSNKGDLVALITSDIELLEIFFAHTISPVFIALIMAILMLLGFSYFHISYVLIALVAYLCVGVILPYFMSGHIAVVGQNQRKQFSSLNSHVLDSIRGIKEVKQYNYVQHKLDEMKYLNKEMNKVNQKLKYSLGVTQTITNIIITFFSCLVFITGIYLYNAGTIAIETVFITTIMLYSSFGAFVALANLGSGLSQTIASANRVLDILEEQPIVEEVEKGSKPIVENIKMDDISFGYDQEIISNLTINIKDHKINGIIGKSGMGKSTILKLMMRFYDVNKGKVVINNENIKEIETTHLRSNIGYVTQTTHLFHDTIENNLLIARLDATQQEIIEACKKASIHDFIISLPNGYQTQVGELGETLSGGQCQRLAIARAFLQNAPCLLLDEPTSNLDAFNEAIILKSLYLDKGRTTILVSHRLSTLEIVENVVSLEQTRAS, from the coding sequence ATGTCTAAAAGACCAACATGGAAAGTAATGCTACAATTAAGTGCATTAATTAGTCCTTTAATAGGGTTTATGATTCTCGCTATTATTACAGGTGTACTAGGCTTTTTATGTGCTAGTGGGGTAACAATTGTCGCATCATTTGCATTAATGGAATTAATAAATGGAAATAGTATTCTTCTATTGTGTCAATTATTGTTTGTTTTTGCAATTGCCCGAGGAATCTTACACTATATGGAACATGCTTGTAATCACTATATTGCATTTAAAATGCTAGCACTTATTCGTGATAAAGTTTTTGGTAAATTAAGAAGCTTAGCACCAGCAAAACTAGATGGTAGTAACAAAGGTGATTTAGTAGCATTAATTACAAGTGATATAGAATTATTAGAAATATTCTTTGCTCATACGATATCACCAGTATTTATTGCTTTGATTATGGCTATCCTGATGCTTTTAGGATTTTCTTATTTTCATATTAGTTATGTCTTAATAGCATTAGTAGCTTATTTATGTGTAGGAGTAATCTTGCCATACTTTATGTCTGGTCATATTGCAGTTGTTGGACAAAATCAAAGAAAACAATTTTCATCTTTAAATAGTCATGTTTTAGATAGTATTCGAGGTATTAAAGAAGTAAAACAATATAACTATGTACAACATAAGTTAGATGAAATGAAATATTTAAATAAAGAAATGAATAAAGTGAATCAAAAATTAAAATATTCTTTAGGAGTTACTCAAACGATCACTAATATTATTATTACGTTCTTTTCTTGTCTTGTTTTTATAACAGGGATCTATTTATATAATGCTGGTACAATTGCAATAGAAACAGTTTTTATTACTACTATCATGCTTTATTCTTCTTTTGGAGCTTTTGTAGCATTAGCGAATTTAGGAAGTGGATTATCTCAAACGATTGCAAGTGCTAATCGTGTATTGGATATTCTTGAAGAACAACCTATTGTAGAAGAAGTAGAAAAAGGTAGTAAACCAATAGTAGAAAATATAAAAATGGATGACATTTCTTTTGGTTATGATCAAGAAATAATAAGTAACCTTACAATAAATATAAAAGATCATAAAATAAATGGAATTATTGGTAAATCAGGAATGGGTAAATCAACGATTCTAAAACTAATGATGCGTTTTTATGATGTTAATAAAGGAAAAGTAGTTATTAATAATGAAAACATAAAAGAAATAGAAACAACTCATTTAAGAAGTAATATTGGATATGTAACTCAAACTACACATTTATTCCATGATACAATTGAAAACAATCTTCTTATTGCTAGACTAGATGCAACCCAACAAGAAATAATAGAAGCTTGTAAAAAAGCTTCTATCCATGATTTTATTATTTCTTTACCAAATGGATATCAAACTCAAGTAGGTGAACTAGGGGAAACTTTATCAGGTGGACAATGTCAAAGATTAGCGATAGCCAGAGCATTTTTACAAAATGCTCCCTGCTTATTGTTAGATGAACCAACAAGTAATTTAGATGCCTTTAATGAAGCTATTATTTTAAAATCATTATATCTTGATAAAGGTCGTACAACAATCTTAGTAAGTCATCGTTTATCTACATTAGAAATAGTTGAAAATGTAGTTTCTTTAGAACAAACGAGGGCTAGTTAA
- a CDS encoding ABC transporter ATP-binding protein/permease has protein sequence MINKRLIGLVPEAKNHIKKSVSLQIIALIDNILLIFLLGNTLKQLLNQTITNQNIIILCIAILFLITIRSLCILGYHKENFEASISVKSTIRRKIYEKTEKLGMDYMEILSSAELVQLSSEGVEQLETYFSNYLPQFFYAMLAPIFLFLAIATIHIKVAFVLFLCVPLIPISIVIVQKIAKKLLNKYWDEYTLLGDHFLENLQGLTTLKIYQSDEYMHQKMNQQAEVFRKITMRVLTMQLNSISVMDIMAYGGATLGIVFSLYECSQGNIDYAGVFIIILLSAEFFLPMRLLGSFFHIAMNGMAASKKIFLLLDSPLTQDGVLDFTNGDVEIKQLQYQYVEDQIVLNKITMNIKKNSFVSLVGQSGCGKSTIAGILTRMNKHYQGSVSIDGKELRVIKESHVHKNITLVSAFSYIFKGTIKENLLMANPLATKEQMWDVLKKVHLDQFVLEQNGLEMELLEKGANLSGGQCQRLAIARALLHDSDIYIFDEATSNIDIESEDAILSLIYRMKNTKTIIFITHRLSNVVDSDAIYLMEEGKIVDSGTHDSLLETSDYYQKLWMHQKGEESIKEEMLHV, from the coding sequence ATGATAAATAAAAGATTAATAGGACTAGTTCCAGAAGCAAAGAATCATATTAAAAAAAGTGTTTCTTTACAAATAATAGCGCTAATAGATAATATTTTACTTATCTTTTTACTAGGTAATACCTTAAAACAATTATTAAATCAAACAATAACGAACCAAAATATAATCATTCTTTGTATTGCTATTTTATTTTTAATAACAATTCGAAGTCTCTGTATTCTTGGTTATCACAAAGAAAACTTTGAAGCATCAATATCTGTAAAAAGTACAATTCGAAGAAAGATCTATGAAAAAACAGAGAAACTAGGAATGGATTATATGGAAATTCTTTCTTCAGCAGAATTAGTTCAATTATCCAGTGAAGGAGTAGAACAATTAGAAACCTATTTTTCTAATTATTTACCACAATTCTTCTATGCTATGTTAGCACCTATCTTTTTATTTCTAGCCATTGCTACTATTCATATAAAAGTAGCATTTGTGCTATTTCTATGTGTCCCACTTATTCCTATCTCTATTGTCATAGTTCAAAAGATAGCAAAGAAGTTATTAAATAAGTATTGGGATGAATATACTTTATTAGGAGATCATTTTTTAGAAAATTTACAAGGATTAACTACTTTAAAAATATATCAATCAGATGAATATATGCACCAAAAAATGAATCAACAAGCAGAAGTGTTCCGTAAAATTACAATGCGTGTTTTAACAATGCAATTAAATTCTATTTCTGTTATGGATATCATGGCTTATGGTGGAGCAACTTTAGGTATTGTTTTTTCTTTGTATGAATGTTCACAAGGAAATATAGATTATGCAGGAGTATTTATTATTATTTTATTATCTGCGGAATTCTTTTTGCCAATGCGTTTGTTAGGAAGTTTCTTCCATATTGCAATGAATGGAATGGCAGCTAGTAAAAAGATATTCTTATTATTAGATAGTCCTTTAACACAAGATGGAGTATTAGATTTTACTAATGGAGATGTTGAAATCAAACAATTACAATATCAATATGTTGAAGATCAAATCGTATTAAATAAAATAACAATGAATATTAAAAAGAATTCTTTTGTTTCTCTTGTTGGTCAAAGTGGTTGTGGGAAATCTACAATTGCAGGTATTCTAACAAGAATGAATAAACATTATCAAGGTTCTGTTTCTATTGATGGAAAAGAATTACGTGTTATAAAAGAAAGTCATGTTCATAAAAATATTACGTTAGTAAGTGCTTTTAGTTATATTTTCAAAGGGACAATCAAAGAGAATCTTTTAATGGCAAATCCTTTAGCTACGAAAGAACAAATGTGGGATGTTTTAAAGAAAGTTCATTTAGATCAATTTGTTTTAGAACAAAATGGATTAGAAATGGAACTTTTAGAAAAAGGAGCAAATTTATCTGGAGGTCAATGTCAAAGATTAGCGATAGCTAGAGCTTTGTTACATGATAGTGATATTTATATCTTTGATGAAGCTACTAGTAATATTGATATAGAAAGTGAAGATGCTATTCTTTCTTTAATTTATCGTATGAAAAATACGAAAACTATTATTTTTATTACGCATCGTTTATCAAATGTAGTAGATAGTGATGCTATTTATTTAATGGAAGAAGGAAAAATAGTAGATAGTGGAACACATGATAGTTTACTAGAAACAAGTGATTATTATCAAAAATTGTGGATGCATCAAAAAGGGGAAGAATCGATAAAGGAGGAAATGTTACATGTCTAA
- a CDS encoding Na/Pi symporter, with product MLRIILFMTGVFLLLIAFKLLTKALEKIISPYLLGGLKKLTSIKYIAIVYGIVLTMFLQSSSIVLICLLGLVKTRYINVLQALWILLGANIGTTITNHLLILDLSLCIPALMLIGFFLFFIKETSYFYIGVLCQSIAILFIAMDIMSYSLVGMQNNILFIELFSSLENPLVGLIFGIITTAILQSSSASLAVLQSFVLTNTLPLSWLIWVVFGQNIGTCFTGVLAIVGANKKTRQVILLPFLINILGMLCFIPCLWIFDILLFIEISNPNNLSVQLANFNTIYNIITVFLLLPFDKILVYLSEQMLAN from the coding sequence ATGTTACGAATAATATTATTTATGACAGGTGTTTTTCTTTTATTAATAGCATTTAAATTATTAACCAAAGCGTTAGAAAAAATAATCAGTCCTTACTTATTAGGTGGATTAAAAAAGCTGACTAGCATAAAGTATATTGCTATTGTATATGGGATAGTGTTAACAATGTTTCTGCAAAGTTCATCCATTGTTTTAATTTGTTTACTAGGATTAGTAAAAACTAGATATATTAATGTTTTACAAGCATTATGGATATTGTTAGGAGCAAATATAGGAACTACTATTACGAATCATTTACTTATATTAGACTTATCTTTATGTATTCCAGCACTTATGTTAATTGGATTCTTTTTGTTTTTTATAAAAGAGACAAGTTATTTTTATATTGGTGTATTATGTCAAAGTATTGCTATTTTATTTATAGCGATGGATATTATGTCTTATAGTCTAGTAGGTATGCAAAATAATATACTTTTTATAGAATTATTTTCTTCTTTAGAAAACCCTTTAGTTGGACTAATATTCGGTATTATTACAACAGCTATTCTACAAAGCTCTAGTGCTTCTTTGGCTGTATTACAATCTTTTGTACTAACAAATACTTTACCACTAAGCTGGTTAATATGGGTAGTATTTGGACAAAACATAGGTACTTGTTTTACGGGTGTGTTAGCTATTGTGGGAGCTAATAAAAAAACAAGACAAGTAATATTATTACCTTTTTTAATAAATATCCTAGGAATGCTTTGTTTTATACCTTGTCTTTGGATTTTTGATATCTTATTATTTATAGAAATATCAAATCCAAATAACTTATCTGTTCAATTAGCAAATTTTAATACTATTTATAATATAATAACAGTATTCTTATTACTTCCTTTTGATAAAATATTAGTTTATTTAAGTGAACAAATGTTGGCTAACTAA
- a CDS encoding glycoside hydrolase family 1 protein — protein sequence MVLRKDFFWGGAVTAHQSEGAYEACGKKPAVCDLFPKPEHSDFKDGIDSFHRYDEDFGLFEEMGFTSYRFSIDWSRVCPDGIHFSEEGMQFYDDFIDSMIKHGMEPMCSLYHFEMPLSLMEQYNGFYSREVVDMFVSYAYKMIDRYGDRVKQWISFNEQNAIGIKGSRKTAYGAVCPEDVEEQMFINQLVHHTFVAHAKVVEKVHTLENGLALGMVIYIPHLAATCNPLDALEAMNQMTNNDMYLEMFTYGEYSAYMYAKMQKENNLPIMQEGDLELFKKNTCDWLTLSYYFSTIASDGKMSVEMNGNAKTTLNPYLKASEWGWQIDPVTLRIGLRDIYAKYRLPVAVVENGFGMRDELVDGTVQDDDRINYMKYHIEQIKLAVAEGVDCRGYLMWGPIDILSSQGEMAKRYGTIYVNRSDKDLKDGKRYKKKSFYWYKKVIETNGKDLENNL from the coding sequence ATGGTATTAAGAAAAGATTTCTTTTGGGGTGGAGCAGTAACTGCACATCAAAGTGAAGGTGCTTATGAAGCTTGTGGAAAGAAACCAGCAGTATGTGATTTATTTCCAAAACCTGAACATTCTGATTTTAAGGATGGAATAGATAGTTTTCATCGTTATGATGAAGATTTTGGATTATTTGAAGAAATGGGATTTACTAGTTATCGTTTTTCTATTGATTGGTCAAGAGTGTGTCCAGATGGGATTCATTTTAGTGAAGAAGGTATGCAATTTTATGATGATTTTATTGATTCTATGATAAAACATGGGATGGAACCAATGTGTTCTTTATATCATTTTGAAATGCCTTTGTCTTTAATGGAACAATATAATGGTTTTTATAGTCGAGAAGTAGTAGATATGTTTGTTAGTTATGCCTATAAAATGATTGATAGATATGGGGATCGTGTCAAACAATGGATATCATTTAATGAACAAAATGCAATAGGTATTAAAGGAAGTCGCAAGACTGCTTATGGAGCAGTATGTCCTGAAGATGTTGAGGAACAAATGTTTATTAATCAATTAGTTCATCATACTTTTGTAGCACATGCAAAAGTAGTAGAAAAAGTACATACATTAGAAAATGGACTTGCATTAGGAATGGTTATTTATATTCCTCATTTAGCTGCAACATGTAATCCTTTAGATGCTCTTGAAGCAATGAATCAAATGACAAATAATGATATGTATTTAGAAATGTTTACATATGGTGAATATTCAGCTTATATGTATGCTAAAATGCAAAAAGAAAATAATTTACCTATAATGCAAGAAGGAGATTTAGAGTTATTCAAAAAGAATACTTGTGATTGGTTGACTTTATCTTATTATTTTTCAACAATTGCTAGTGATGGCAAAATGAGTGTAGAAATGAATGGAAATGCAAAAACAACATTGAATCCTTATTTAAAAGCTAGTGAATGGGGTTGGCAAATTGATCCTGTCACATTACGTATTGGACTAAGAGATATTTATGCTAAATATCGTTTACCAGTGGCGGTAGTAGAAAATGGATTTGGGATGCGTGATGAATTAGTGGATGGAACAGTACAAGATGATGATCGAATAAATTATATGAAATATCATATTGAACAAATTAAGTTAGCAGTAGCTGAAGGTGTGGATTGTCGTGGATATTTAATGTGGGGACCAATTGATATTTTATCTTCCCAAGGGGAAATGGCGAAACGTTATGGAACAATTTATGTAAATCGTAGTGATAAAGATTTAAAAGATGGGAAACGATATAAAAAGAAATCTTTTTATTGGTATAAAAAAGTTATTGAAACAAATGGAAAAGATTTAGAAAACAACTTGTAA
- the leuS gene encoding leucine--tRNA ligase: MPFDHKQVEPKWQKYWDENKTFQTDCYDDSKPKYYCVDMFPYPSGNGLHVGHPEGYTATDIISRMKRMQGFNVLHPMGFDSFGLPAEQYAIQTGNHPAEFTEKNIDVFREQIKSLGFSYDWDREIATSDPDYYKWTQWIFTKLYDQGLAYVDEIPVNWCPELKAVLANEEVINGRSERGDHPVVRKPMRQWVLKITEYAERLIDDLDDLDWPEATKQMQRNWIGKSIGANVDFKIEGTNKVFTVFTTRCDTLFGATYCVLAPEHPYVEEITTADKKVEVAAYKESIASKSDLERTELSKDKTGVFTGSYAVNPVNGKLIPIWIADYVLVSYGTGAIMAVPAHDDRDYEFAKKFNLDIIQVLEGGDISETAYTQDGLHINSSFLDGMNKEVAIACMIEWLSEHSCGERKITYKLRDWLFSRQRYWGEPIPIIHMPDGSMRTVQVDQLPLELPATKNFQPHDSGESPLANCEEWMSVEVDGQAGRRETNTMPQWAGSCWYYIRYIDPTNKDHICDPELINKWLPVDLYVGGAEHAVLHLLYSRFWHKVLYDCGVVTSKEPWQRLFHQGMILGGNNEKMSKSRGNVVNPDDIVESHGADALRLYEMFMGPLEAALPWSTNGLDGARKWLDRVYRLVVESNKLSDENDHKLDKVYHQTVKKVTDDFAVLGFNTAISQMMIFVNECYKAETVYRPYAKNLVKMVACIAPHIGEEMWQLLGNDDSVTYQTWPTYDEAMLVSDSVDMAVQVNGKLRATITVAMGEDKEVIQDLAFQQDNVKAHVDGKEIVKVIVVPNKIVNIVVKG, translated from the coding sequence ATGCCGTTTGATCATAAACAAGTAGAGCCTAAGTGGCAAAAATATTGGGATGAAAATAAAACGTTTCAAACAGATTGCTATGATGATAGCAAACCAAAGTATTATTGTGTGGATATGTTTCCATATCCATCAGGAAATGGATTACATGTAGGACATCCAGAAGGGTATACTGCAACTGACATTATTTCAAGAATGAAACGTATGCAAGGTTTTAATGTATTACATCCAATGGGATTTGATTCATTTGGATTACCAGCAGAGCAATATGCCATTCAAACTGGGAATCATCCTGCAGAGTTTACAGAAAAGAATATTGATGTATTTAGAGAACAAATTAAATCATTAGGTTTTTCTTATGATTGGGACCGTGAAATTGCAACAAGTGATCCTGATTATTATAAATGGACACAATGGATTTTTACAAAACTATATGATCAAGGATTAGCTTATGTAGATGAGATTCCAGTAAACTGGTGTCCAGAATTAAAAGCAGTTCTTGCTAATGAAGAAGTAATTAATGGTCGTTCAGAACGTGGAGATCATCCTGTTGTACGTAAACCAATGCGTCAATGGGTATTAAAAATTACAGAATATGCAGAAAGATTAATTGATGATTTAGATGATTTAGATTGGCCTGAAGCAACAAAACAAATGCAACGTAATTGGATTGGTAAATCAATAGGAGCTAATGTTGATTTTAAAATAGAAGGTACTAATAAGGTCTTTACTGTATTTACAACTCGTTGTGATACTTTATTTGGAGCTACTTATTGTGTTTTAGCACCAGAACATCCTTATGTAGAAGAAATTACTACAGCAGATAAAAAAGTAGAAGTTGCTGCTTATAAAGAATCAATTGCTTCTAAATCAGATTTAGAACGTACAGAATTATCAAAAGATAAAACAGGTGTATTTACTGGTAGTTATGCAGTAAATCCTGTAAACGGGAAGTTAATTCCTATTTGGATTGCTGATTATGTATTAGTTAGTTATGGTACAGGAGCAATTATGGCAGTACCTGCTCATGATGATCGTGATTATGAATTTGCTAAAAAATTCAATTTAGATATTATTCAAGTGTTAGAAGGTGGAGATATTAGTGAAACTGCTTATACTCAAGATGGTTTACATATTAATTCTTCTTTCTTAGATGGTATGAATAAAGAAGTAGCGATTGCATGTATGATTGAATGGCTAAGTGAACATAGTTGTGGTGAAAGAAAGATAACTTATAAATTAAGAGATTGGTTATTTAGTAGACAACGTTATTGGGGAGAACCAATTCCTATTATACATATGCCTGATGGATCAATGCGTACAGTACAGGTGGATCAATTACCATTAGAATTACCAGCTACTAAAAACTTCCAACCACATGATTCTGGAGAATCTCCATTAGCGAATTGTGAAGAATGGATGAGTGTTGAAGTAGACGGTCAAGCAGGTAGAAGAGAAACAAACACAATGCCTCAATGGGCAGGATCTTGTTGGTATTATATTCGTTATATTGATCCTACAAATAAAGATCATATTTGTGATCCTGAATTAATTAATAAATGGTTACCAGTAGATTTATATGTTGGTGGAGCAGAACATGCTGTATTACACTTGTTATATTCTCGTTTCTGGCATAAGGTTTTATATGATTGTGGTGTTGTCACTTCAAAAGAACCTTGGCAAAGATTATTCCATCAAGGAATGATTTTAGGTGGAAATAATGAAAAAATGTCTAAATCTAGAGGAAATGTAGTAAATCCTGATGATATTGTAGAAAGTCATGGAGCAGATGCATTACGTCTTTATGAAATGTTTATGGGACCTTTAGAAGCAGCTTTGCCTTGGTCTACAAATGGACTAGATGGAGCTAGAAAATGGTTAGATAGAGTTTATCGTTTAGTGGTTGAATCAAACAAACTAAGTGATGAAAATGATCATAAATTAGATAAAGTGTATCACCAAACAGTTAAAAAAGTAACAGATGATTTTGCAGTATTAGGATTCAATACAGCTATTTCTCAAATGATGATTTTTGTAAATGAATGTTATAAAGCAGAAACAGTATATCGTCCTTATGCAAAAAATCTTGTAAAAATGGTTGCTTGTATTGCTCCTCATATTGGAGAAGAAATGTGGCAATTATTAGGAAATGATGATTCCGTTACTTATCAAACATGGCCTACTTATGATGAAGCTATGTTAGTAAGTGATAGTGTAGATATGGCAGTACAAGTAAATGGAAAACTTCGTGCAACGATTACTGTTGCAATGGGTGAAGATAAAGAAGTAATTCAAGATCTTGCTTTCCAACAAGATAATGTTAAAGCACATGTTGATGGAAAAGAAATTGTAAAAGTTATTGTAGTACCAAATAAAATAGTAAATATTGTAGTAAAAGGATAG
- a CDS encoding heavy metal translocating P-type ATPase, with product MKYKIVCDKPGRLRLRFGKYVFSKGQCFALADMLLSYNGIENAYVNDANGSVLIEYRDQDLRNTVLELLANLSVYDLSESEGNEEQKTKQLEEKIKTKVMAHCVKQFAKAAFLPTGCRGYLACYRAIPYFKMGLHSLKEQKLNVEVLDATAIGTSLCCKNYKTASSTMFLLQLSDMLLEYANMRAKNALAQSLSISVDRVWLVKDNVEIEIPMEEVQVGDVIKIRQGSLIPIDGTIVSGDAFINESTMTGEPLAVHKSTNGSVFAGTVIEDGEINVMVESLRNDSRIAKILNLIDTGEKEKANIQGNAERLADDIVPVSFGMFAVTLALTGNFTRALTVLMVDFSCAIKLTTPITIISALKESVNNSILIKGGKYLEILSEVDTVVFDKTGTLTNALPKVSKIIPISDEYNEDEILKVAACLEEHFPHSVALAIVTDAKEKGLLHPESHGKVEYIVAHGIASTYNDKRAIIGSKHFVFDDEKVTYPIEKEGWLTEMIANDSAVYLAIDGILVGVVCVNDPPRKEAKEMISLLYEVGIQEVIMITGDSEGNAKYTCDLLGIQKYYSSVLPDGKANIVESLKTSGKTVLMVGDGINDAPALSAANVSLTLNGSSDIAREVADISVLHDDLMKIVEARKLATGLIDKIHQQYGMIVSFNTVLIILGLLGVIPATTSAWLHNSSTLAIAAYATKPIQQ from the coding sequence ATGAAATATAAAATAGTATGCGATAAGCCTGGTCGTTTAAGACTACGTTTTGGGAAATATGTCTTCTCTAAGGGGCAATGTTTTGCTTTGGCCGACATGCTCCTTTCTTATAATGGAATAGAAAATGCATATGTAAATGATGCGAATGGATCAGTGCTTATTGAATATCGTGATCAAGACTTAAGAAATACTGTATTAGAGTTACTTGCAAACTTATCAGTATATGATTTAAGTGAAAGCGAAGGGAATGAAGAGCAAAAAACAAAACAATTAGAGGAAAAAATAAAAACAAAAGTAATGGCACACTGTGTGAAACAGTTTGCAAAAGCAGCTTTTCTTCCTACTGGTTGTCGAGGATATCTTGCTTGTTATCGTGCGATTCCCTATTTTAAAATGGGATTACATTCCCTAAAAGAACAAAAATTAAATGTAGAAGTGTTAGATGCTACTGCAATAGGAACATCACTTTGTTGTAAGAATTATAAAACAGCAAGTTCAACCATGTTTTTATTACAGTTATCGGATATGTTATTAGAATATGCGAATATGCGTGCTAAAAATGCCCTAGCTCAAAGCTTATCGATTAGTGTTGATCGAGTATGGTTGGTAAAAGATAATGTAGAAATAGAAATCCCAATGGAAGAAGTACAAGTTGGAGATGTTATTAAAATACGTCAGGGAAGTTTAATACCAATTGATGGAACAATTGTATCTGGAGATGCTTTTATTAATGAATCAACAATGACTGGTGAACCATTAGCGGTACATAAGAGTACAAATGGTAGTGTGTTTGCAGGAACTGTGATAGAAGATGGCGAAATTAATGTAATGGTAGAAAGTTTGAGAAATGATTCTAGAATTGCAAAAATTCTAAATCTAATTGATACAGGTGAAAAAGAAAAAGCAAATATTCAAGGCAATGCTGAAAGATTAGCAGATGATATTGTACCAGTAAGCTTTGGTATGTTTGCAGTAACGTTAGCGTTGACTGGTAACTTTACAAGAGCACTAACTGTATTGATGGTCGATTTTTCTTGTGCTATTAAATTAACAACACCGATAACAATCATTTCAGCACTAAAAGAAAGTGTCAATAACAGTATTTTAATAAAAGGTGGGAAATATTTAGAAATTTTATCAGAAGTGGATACGGTTGTTTTTGATAAAACAGGAACTCTTACTAATGCACTTCCGAAAGTATCAAAGATTATTCCTATTAGTGATGAATATAATGAAGATGAGATTTTAAAAGTAGCAGCTTGCTTAGAAGAACATTTTCCACATAGTGTTGCATTAGCGATTGTCACTGATGCAAAAGAGAAAGGGTTATTACATCCAGAAAGTCATGGGAAAGTAGAGTATATTGTAGCCCATGGTATTGCAAGTACCTATAACGATAAAAGAGCTATTATTGGTAGTAAACACTTTGTTTTTGATGATGAAAAAGTAACATATCCGATTGAAAAAGAGGGATGGTTAACGGAAATGATTGCCAACGATAGTGCTGTCTATTTAGCGATAGATGGAATCTTGGTAGGGGTTGTTTGTGTGAATGATCCACCTAGAAAAGAAGCAAAAGAAATGATTTCTTTGTTATATGAAGTAGGTATTCAAGAAGTGATTATGATTACTGGAGACAGTGAAGGAAATGCAAAATACACTTGTGATTTATTAGGAATTCAAAAATATTATTCTTCTGTTTTACCAGATGGAAAAGCAAATATTGTGGAATCTTTAAAGACAAGTGGAAAAACAGTATTAATGGTAGGAGATGGTATTAATGATGCGCCAGCACTTAGTGCTGCAAACGTATCACTAACACTAAATGGATCTTCTGATATTGCTAGAGAAGTAGCTGATATTTCCGTTTTACATGATGATTTAATGAAGATTGTAGAAGCTAGAAAATTGGCGACAGGATTAATAGATAAAATTCATCAACAATATGGTATGATTGTATCTTTTAATACCGTCCTAATTATCCTTGGTTTACTAGGGGTTATTCCTGCAACAACATCTGCTTGGTTACATAACTCTTCTACTTTAGCAATAGCAGCTTATGCAACAAAACCAATACAACAATAA